Proteins from one Cardinium endosymbiont of Culicoides punctatus genomic window:
- the rpsU gene encoding 30S ribosomal protein S21, producing the protein MIFVEVKEQEGLDRALKRFKKKIERVRVLKQARARMHYVKPTMRRKAERARAIYRSKMQMREV; encoded by the coding sequence ATGATTTTTGTAGAAGTAAAAGAACAGGAAGGTCTTGATAGAGCCCTTAAAAGATTTAAGAAAAAAATAGAGCGTGTTCGTGTACTTAAACAGGCAAGAGCACGTATGCATTATGTTAAGCCGACAATGAGACGCAAAGCAGAGCGTGCAAGAGCCATTTACAGAAGCAAGATGCAAATGCGTGAGGTATAA
- a CDS encoding FtsX-like permease family protein gives MHPVFFITKRYTQKHTKQTLVYRLSRLSCYSTALATTILLLVLSTMNGMEKLFSSLFYAYTVALRIETKTKSCFYRDNELKEKIKRMINVTDVVEVLETTALVGLNGKQAITVIKGFSNNFTESDFYKKSIRMDATSFLDPSDNKYKAIIGTHIGKLLQLDVIRNHTMLTFFYPKRNASPHSINQPYTYRCKKLAAGGLFSIEPKIDSKYIITPIGFLEDLTDRKNQRSYWEVVLRDETKIKSTQQAIQQILPKELKMSNRYQQNECKNRAILIEKLFVYFIFSLIVLLTSFHLFFMLCMIILAKKKDIAILSLLGITQNQIGRIYFYNGLLVSLEGILYGLCTAFTMCFLQQKFKIVHFIKLKTAGAISYPMDIHACDFIYTAILAICVGILASLWPMKRAMALTQHNQKIY, from the coding sequence ATGCATCCAGTTTTTTTTATAACCAAACGATATACCCAAAAGCATACGAAACAAACATTGGTTTATCGTTTATCTAGACTTTCTTGTTATAGTACAGCTTTAGCAACAACTATCCTACTATTGGTACTGTCCACAATGAATGGTATGGAAAAGCTATTTTCTTCTTTATTTTACGCTTATACCGTTGCATTGCGCATAGAAACGAAGACTAAAAGTTGTTTTTATAGGGATAACGAATTAAAAGAAAAAATTAAGCGCATGATTAACGTAACGGATGTAGTTGAAGTGTTAGAAACAACAGCATTGGTAGGGCTTAATGGCAAACAAGCTATTACAGTTATTAAAGGATTTTCTAATAATTTTACAGAAAGTGATTTTTATAAAAAAAGTATCCGCATGGATGCTACTTCTTTTTTGGATCCCAGCGATAATAAATATAAGGCTATTATAGGCACACATATTGGTAAATTATTGCAATTAGATGTGATTAGGAATCATACTATGTTAACATTTTTTTATCCTAAACGAAATGCTTCTCCTCATAGCATAAACCAACCTTATACCTATAGATGTAAAAAATTAGCAGCAGGTGGATTATTTTCTATAGAGCCTAAAATCGATAGTAAATACATTATTACCCCAATTGGTTTTTTAGAAGATTTAACAGATAGAAAAAACCAACGAAGCTATTGGGAAGTTGTTCTAAGGGATGAAACAAAAATAAAAAGTACCCAACAAGCTATACAACAGATATTACCAAAAGAACTAAAGATGAGTAATCGTTATCAACAAAATGAATGTAAAAACAGGGCTATTTTAATTGAAAAGTTATTTGTATACTTTATTTTTTCTTTAATAGTATTACTTACATCTTTTCATCTCTTTTTTATGCTTTGCATGATTATTTTAGCAAAGAAGAAAGATATAGCTATATTGTCTTTGCTTGGCATCACGCAAAATCAAATAGGAAGAATATATTTCTATAATGGATTATTGGTATCCTTAGAGGGCATATTATATGGTCTCTGTACCGCATTCACTATGTGTTTTTTACAACAAAAATTTAAAATAGTTCACTTTATTAAGCTTAAAACAGCTGGGGCTATTTCCTATCCTATGGATATACACGCATGTGATTTTATATATACGGCTATATTAGCCATTTGTGTTGGAATACTTGCATCTCTTTGGCCTATGAAACGTGCTATGGCACTAACGCAACACAACCAAAAAATCTATTAG
- a CDS encoding nicotinamide mononucleotide transporter family protein, producing the protein MNLDQLWATIADYSQLLLCNDKKLLWEITLVVLSIFAHILDARQNIWSRILTYPILFMNIKVYFVRRLYGKVIYTIISTAFNVYAHIKWRGKPHQQPLYVTRTSNHMLLYAIGTGILGALGFIFIIMMVTDSNKFSFAICGDAFNLSFGLVEKWFMSHKKLERWLIALLRYAAFSIACYHTGASILSIQHLVLVFIGIYGQIKWHRSYKIHKV; encoded by the coding sequence ATGAATCTGGATCAACTGTGGGCCACTATAGCCGATTATAGTCAATTGCTTTTATGCAATGATAAAAAATTGCTATGGGAAATAACTTTAGTTGTCTTATCTATTTTTGCGCATATTTTAGATGCACGTCAAAATATTTGGAGTAGGATATTGACCTATCCTATTCTTTTTATGAATATCAAGGTCTATTTTGTTAGAAGGCTCTATGGAAAAGTAATTTATACGATTATATCTACAGCGTTTAATGTATATGCCCATATAAAATGGAGAGGCAAACCCCATCAACAACCATTATATGTAACGCGCACATCCAATCATATGCTTTTATATGCCATAGGCACGGGTATACTTGGTGCACTTGGATTTATATTTATCATTATGATGGTTACAGATTCGAATAAATTTTCTTTTGCTATTTGTGGAGATGCTTTTAATCTATCTTTTGGCCTTGTAGAAAAGTGGTTTATGTCACATAAAAAGTTAGAAAGATGGCTTATAGCTTTATTGCGTTATGCAGCTTTTTCCATAGCATGCTACCATACTGGTGCCAGTATACTTAGTATCCAACATTTGGTTCTCGTATTCATAGGTATTTATGGTCAAATAAAATGGCATAGATCTTATAAGATCCATAAGGTATAG
- the pyrH gene encoding UMP kinase, protein MTISKTTHMQYKRVLLKLSGELLKSNKSKKNIDHAQLQHYAEEIIKAHKLGIGITIVIGGGNIHRGNKDVLQLNRTESDHIGMLATIMNGIALRSYLENNGVPTMHMSSIACAMCDVYKQQEAIKALEHGHVVVLTGGLGLPYFTTDTAASLRAIELGAEVMLKMTNVDGIYSADPNIDPYAVKFDHLTFQDAIDKKLAVLDRMAFVLCQTYKLPLIVFDAAIPNALLRIIKGEHIGTIVSDHKEPNIYP, encoded by the coding sequence GTGACTATTTCCAAAACAACCCATATGCAGTACAAACGCGTATTACTAAAACTGAGTGGAGAACTGCTAAAGAGTAATAAATCAAAAAAAAATATTGACCACGCACAGCTTCAACATTATGCAGAAGAAATCATAAAGGCACATAAACTAGGAATAGGTATAACCATAGTAATAGGTGGTGGTAATATCCACAGAGGAAATAAAGATGTACTTCAGCTAAATCGCACAGAAAGTGATCATATTGGCATGTTAGCCACCATTATGAATGGGATTGCATTACGCAGTTACTTAGAAAATAATGGCGTTCCTACTATGCATATGTCCAGTATCGCTTGTGCCATGTGTGATGTATACAAGCAGCAAGAGGCTATAAAAGCACTAGAACATGGACATGTAGTGGTATTAACAGGTGGTTTGGGATTACCCTATTTTACAACAGATACAGCTGCAAGCTTGCGTGCAATAGAGCTAGGAGCAGAAGTTATGCTAAAAATGACCAATGTCGATGGTATCTATAGTGCAGATCCTAATATAGATCCCTATGCCGTAAAGTTTGATCACTTAACCTTTCAAGATGCTATAGACAAAAAACTAGCGGTGCTAGATCGGATGGCTTTTGTACTATGTCAAACATATAAGCTTCCTTTAATTGTCTTTGATGCAGCAATCCCTAATGCGTTATTGCGTATAATAAAAGGTGAACACATAGGCACTATAGTTAGTGACCATAAAGAGCCAAATATATATCCATAA
- the lipB gene encoding lipoyl(octanoyl) transferase LipB, which yields MVENTIIEVKNLGLIAYKEALAIQEAHYQTIVDRKKKNSTLPQDEQEPTPNYLLCCEHFPVYTLGRSSSIDHLLVDNAVLQAQGIALYNVNRGGDITYHGPGQLVIYPIIDLEFFFKDIHRYLRLLESSVIETLRNFNIVSTQLPGFTGVWLNEDKNKQCAERKICAIGIRVSRWVTMHGLALNVCNDLMPFSQIIPCGIAKQVTSIQQELKKTIPMRSVEDMLTKSIINNLLGNT from the coding sequence ATGGTAGAAAATACAATAATAGAGGTCAAAAATTTAGGGTTAATAGCGTATAAAGAAGCACTTGCCATTCAAGAAGCACACTATCAGACAATTGTTGATAGAAAGAAAAAAAATAGCACTTTGCCTCAAGATGAGCAAGAACCAACTCCTAACTATTTGCTCTGTTGCGAACATTTTCCTGTATATACACTTGGAAGAAGTAGTTCTATAGATCACTTGCTTGTAGACAATGCTGTGCTACAAGCACAAGGTATTGCGTTATATAATGTCAATAGAGGTGGAGATATTACCTACCATGGACCTGGCCAATTGGTAATTTACCCTATTATTGATCTGGAGTTTTTTTTTAAGGACATACATCGTTACCTTCGGCTACTTGAATCATCTGTTATAGAAACGTTACGTAATTTTAATATTGTTTCTACGCAGCTTCCTGGATTTACAGGAGTATGGTTAAACGAAGATAAGAACAAACAATGTGCCGAGAGAAAAATTTGTGCGATTGGCATTAGAGTAAGTAGGTGGGTAACCATGCATGGACTTGCGTTAAATGTATGTAATGATCTAATGCCCTTCAGTCAGATTATACCTTGTGGTATAGCTAAACAGGTCACATCTATACAACAAGAACTAAAAAAAACGATTCCAATGCGTTCTGTTGAAGATATGCTAACCAAATCTATTATAAATAATCTTTTGGGTAACACATAA
- the nth gene encoding endonuclease III, with the protein MFTNTTKRYQAFIKHLRKEPAQRKTELVYNTPFQLLVAVILSAQCTDKRVNLCTPALFSLFPTASLLSKASFDAVFDCIKSISYPRNKTNFLIETAKRLVTTFNETIPSSVEALQTLPGVGRKTAHVIASILYNKPTLAVDTHVFRVAKRIGLAPQSATTPLMVEKELMAHLPIKYIQSANQWILLHGRYICIARKPKCNACPITDFCDYFQNNPYAVQTRITKTEWRTAKE; encoded by the coding sequence ATGTTTACAAATACAACAAAACGTTATCAAGCTTTTATTAAACATTTACGCAAAGAGCCAGCTCAACGTAAGACAGAGCTTGTTTACAATACACCTTTTCAATTGTTGGTAGCTGTTATATTGAGTGCACAGTGTACCGATAAAAGGGTAAATCTATGTACACCAGCACTATTTTCCCTATTCCCTACAGCATCTCTTTTGTCCAAAGCTTCCTTTGATGCAGTATTTGACTGTATCAAAAGTATCTCCTATCCTAGAAATAAAACTAATTTTTTAATAGAAACTGCTAAGCGTCTTGTAACCACATTTAATGAGACCATTCCCTCTTCTGTAGAAGCTTTACAAACCCTACCTGGAGTAGGACGTAAAACAGCACACGTGATTGCATCCATTTTGTATAATAAGCCTACTTTAGCCGTAGATACACATGTTTTTAGGGTAGCAAAACGCATTGGATTAGCTCCACAATCAGCCACCACACCACTCATGGTAGAGAAAGAACTGATGGCCCATCTTCCTATTAAGTATATACAAAGCGCAAACCAATGGATTTTGCTCCATGGGAGATATATTTGTATAGCAAGAAAGCCAAAATGTAATGCATGTCCTATAACAGATTTTTGTGACTATTTCCAAAACAACCCATATGCAGTACAAACGCGTATTACTAAAACTGAGTGGAGAACTGCTAAAGAGTAA
- a CDS encoding bifunctional folylpolyglutamate synthase/dihydrofolate synthase encodes MVHMPHWPKLVNSKSTFSIDRIKGYLSKLGHPEKRIPPIIHIAGTNGKGSTLSFIRYIMQTAGYTVHTYTSPHLINFNERIVIAGSYIDDHALYNLLEECRTVIADQPITLFEAATMASFLAFSRHKADVTLVEVGIGGRLDTTNVIEHPILTIITSIALDHMEYLGPTVESIAYEKAGIMKPNVPCIIAPQKKAIMNVLEHNAINNKAPLYRGEIEWNCERKNHKMVFQSVMQSTEFPLPSLRGDHQIINAGNAIAACNILSKKYGFKIEKEDITLGLQQTYWPARLELIEEGNLIALLPKGWKLFLDGAHNNEGARILAEWIKDHFNEGVYIIFGITGNKNIEEFLSHLKPYIRLLCSIDIKIEHKATDMSLVRSGANNIGINAIECVSISDAIFNHILKKSVENVKTILICGSLYLARDFAMENMKRYIPHFN; translated from the coding sequence ATGGTACACATGCCTCATTGGCCTAAATTAGTTAATAGCAAGTCAACATTTTCTATCGATCGCATCAAAGGTTATTTAAGTAAATTAGGTCATCCTGAAAAAAGAATACCACCTATTATTCATATAGCTGGAACCAATGGCAAAGGATCAACACTATCATTTATAAGATATATAATGCAAACAGCAGGATATACAGTGCATACATATACTTCTCCACATTTAATCAATTTTAATGAGCGAATAGTTATTGCAGGTAGCTATATCGATGATCATGCACTATACAACTTATTGGAAGAATGTCGCACTGTAATTGCAGATCAGCCGATTACTTTGTTTGAAGCTGCAACGATGGCATCCTTTTTAGCTTTTTCCCGCCATAAAGCTGATGTCACTCTGGTTGAAGTAGGTATAGGTGGAAGATTAGATACAACAAATGTTATAGAGCATCCAATCTTAACCATAATTACTTCCATTGCACTTGATCATATGGAGTACCTTGGCCCTACTGTAGAAAGTATAGCATATGAAAAGGCTGGAATAATGAAACCTAATGTTCCCTGTATCATAGCACCACAAAAAAAAGCTATAATGAATGTACTAGAACACAACGCAATCAACAATAAAGCACCTTTATATAGAGGAGAAATCGAATGGAATTGCGAAAGAAAGAACCATAAAATGGTGTTTCAATCCGTTATGCAATCCACGGAATTTCCTTTACCATCTTTAAGGGGTGATCATCAAATAATTAATGCAGGAAATGCCATTGCAGCATGTAATATTTTGAGTAAAAAATATGGATTTAAGATCGAAAAAGAGGATATCACTTTAGGACTACAACAGACTTATTGGCCTGCACGACTAGAACTTATAGAAGAGGGTAATTTAATTGCTTTGCTACCAAAAGGGTGGAAGTTATTTTTAGATGGTGCACATAATAATGAAGGTGCTAGAATATTAGCTGAGTGGATAAAAGACCACTTTAATGAAGGTGTTTATATAATTTTTGGGATTACTGGCAATAAAAATATAGAAGAATTTTTGAGCCATTTAAAACCATATATCAGGCTATTATGTTCTATTGATATAAAAATTGAACATAAAGCAACCGATATGAGTTTAGTTAGATCAGGAGCAAACAATATAGGAATCAATGCCATTGAGTGTGTATCGATCAGCGACGCAATATTCAATCACATACTAAAAAAATCTGTCGAAAATGTTAAAACTATATTAATTTGTGGTTCGCTATACTTGGCCAGAGATTTTGCTATGGAGAATATGAAACGATATATTCCACATTTTAATTAG
- a CDS encoding BamA/TamA family outer membrane protein produces MVIEVHANESLSIKEVIVGVRSTQKKELKKYSIYQPHSTFLFIPIKKWLYQLGEKHFYPEKIQAKIIRINRVYQSKIDQAINEKDKIKLIAQRDRLIKSKERALAHGNRFMRMGEKPMAYNRIYVQQNEKIFLDYLHSKGYLDAIITTQTDFKKNSVCVTYRIQQGHAYKISSIELDIKDPSIKEILLKHVKESFIKKNNPYQYQDFINEQERIITLLSNNGYFEFNEAYCHFTAEVSQNDHTIAITTVIEKPDNQLTHNKIKVGRVIVDLTPKNKTKGQTTLLTKECQGIVFLIESAKHLLKDLVHKIAIRPGDFYDKSKILETSERLHRLGIFESITIFPKKEANHLVIYIYLKPYERVIVQTEIGGECINLNLKRLRPTIKIIPTIRQLFGGLGIVQIETNVSLSEQLTGKKQAFYKHLSCGLRLKYTTPHFLLPLPERAKVALEDFSPNTAVHIGFNYIHNPIYTRKKTDSELIYDWRHRDKNISYQFSPCKISYIHPKVIDKNAQYKLENNILIPSFLTSIGFASTIKDTTANEYLDVLNRYKWIFSIGVEHGGLYEKIFSLKKIFPRKFQFYQYIKLDLDHRRSFNLTEDTMVVCQTKLGVNIVYGENDIVHPDKQYQAGGYSGVRAWDTHKIGPGYCQSKKNKIREGNGDLLLLGNIELRQKLIGFLEGALFVDIGNTWSLSRNAPMEAKFNFNNFYKAFAIGGGFGLRLNFYNTFVLCGDVAIKLRSPSGLISQSKLVNFNLTIGYPF; encoded by the coding sequence ATGGTAATAGAGGTACATGCAAATGAATCCTTGTCTATTAAAGAGGTCATAGTAGGTGTCCGTTCTACTCAAAAAAAGGAACTAAAAAAATATTCTATTTATCAACCACATAGCACTTTTTTATTTATACCAATAAAAAAATGGTTATACCAGCTTGGGGAAAAACATTTTTATCCCGAAAAAATACAAGCAAAAATTATTAGAATTAATCGTGTATATCAAAGTAAAATAGATCAAGCTATTAACGAGAAGGATAAAATTAAACTTATTGCTCAGAGAGATAGACTTATTAAGTCAAAAGAAAGAGCACTTGCACATGGAAATCGCTTTATGCGTATGGGAGAAAAGCCAATGGCCTACAATCGAATTTATGTGCAACAGAATGAAAAAATATTTCTAGACTATCTTCATTCCAAAGGATATCTAGATGCTATCATTACTACGCAAACTGATTTTAAAAAAAACAGTGTATGTGTGACCTATCGTATACAGCAAGGGCATGCGTATAAAATTTCATCTATAGAACTAGATATCAAAGACCCATCTATAAAAGAAATATTATTGAAGCATGTGAAAGAAAGTTTTATTAAAAAAAATAATCCATATCAATATCAAGATTTTATAAATGAACAAGAGAGAATTATAACTTTGTTATCCAATAATGGATATTTTGAATTTAATGAAGCATATTGTCATTTTACAGCAGAAGTTTCTCAAAATGATCATACGATAGCCATTACTACTGTTATAGAAAAACCTGATAATCAATTAACTCATAATAAGATTAAAGTAGGACGTGTTATTGTAGATTTAACTCCCAAAAATAAAACCAAAGGACAGACTACTTTACTCACGAAGGAATGCCAAGGGATTGTATTTCTAATTGAATCAGCTAAACACTTACTTAAAGATTTAGTCCATAAAATAGCTATTCGACCTGGAGACTTTTATGATAAAAGTAAGATTCTAGAAACATCTGAGCGACTCCATCGCCTTGGTATATTTGAGTCTATTACTATTTTCCCTAAAAAAGAAGCAAATCATTTGGTTATATATATATATTTGAAGCCTTATGAACGTGTTATCGTACAGACCGAAATAGGGGGGGAGTGTATTAATCTAAATCTTAAACGATTACGTCCAACTATTAAAATTATACCTACCATAAGGCAGTTATTTGGAGGCCTTGGTATTGTACAAATAGAAACAAATGTTTCATTAAGCGAACAATTAACAGGAAAAAAACAGGCTTTTTACAAACACCTTTCTTGTGGATTACGCCTTAAATACACCACTCCACATTTTTTATTGCCTTTGCCAGAAAGAGCAAAGGTGGCATTAGAGGATTTTAGCCCAAATACAGCAGTGCATATTGGGTTTAATTATATTCATAATCCAATTTACACTAGAAAAAAAACAGATAGCGAACTGATCTATGACTGGCGTCATAGAGATAAAAATATTTCATACCAGTTTTCACCCTGTAAGATCTCATATATACATCCAAAGGTGATAGATAAAAATGCTCAATATAAATTAGAAAACAATATTTTAATACCTTCTTTTTTAACAAGCATAGGATTCGCATCTACCATTAAGGACACTACTGCTAACGAATATTTAGATGTTTTAAATAGGTATAAATGGATTTTTTCCATTGGGGTGGAACATGGAGGATTATATGAAAAGATTTTTTCTTTAAAAAAGATCTTCCCAAGAAAATTTCAATTTTATCAATATATTAAGCTTGACTTAGATCATAGACGTTCTTTTAATCTTACGGAAGATACTATGGTAGTTTGTCAAACCAAATTAGGGGTAAACATAGTCTATGGAGAAAATGACATAGTTCATCCAGATAAACAATATCAAGCTGGAGGGTATAGTGGCGTTAGGGCTTGGGATACACATAAAATAGGTCCTGGTTATTGCCAATCTAAGAAAAATAAAATAAGAGAAGGTAATGGTGATTTGCTGTTATTGGGGAATATAGAGCTTCGTCAAAAACTAATAGGCTTTTTAGAAGGAGCTCTTTTTGTAGATATAGGAAATACTTGGAGTTTATCAAGAAATGCACCAATGGAAGCAAAGTTCAATTTTAATAATTTTTATAAAGCTTTTGCTATAGGGGGTGGTTTTGGGTTAAGATTGAATTTTTATAATACCTTTGTACTTTGTGGGGATGTAGCCATTAAGTTACGTAGTCCTTCTGGTTTGATTTCGCAATCAAAACTTGTTAACTTTAACCTTACTATTGGTTACCCTTTTTAA
- the recA gene encoding recombinase RecA, with protein sequence MTDNTEKLKALQITIDKLEKTYGRGTVMRLSDNPIVDIPIISTGSLGLDLALGIGGIPRGRIVEIYGPESSGKTTLSLHCIAEAQKKGGLAAFIDAEHAFDRSYAERLGIDTENLLISQPDDGEQALEIAEHLIRSGGIDIIVIDSVAALVPRSEIEGDMGDSKMGLQARLMSQALRKLTGTINKTGCSCIFINQLREKIGVMFGNPETTTGGNALKFYASVRLDIRSITALKESDGTILGKRTRVKIVKNKVAPPFRVVEFDIVYGEGISKVGELIDIGVELGVIKKAGSWFSYEDNKLAQGREASKEVLNNNPELFAKIEREIKAKISEITFKSKTD encoded by the coding sequence ATGACCGATAATACAGAAAAATTAAAAGCGCTGCAAATTACCATTGACAAATTAGAAAAGACATATGGACGTGGAACAGTAATGAGATTAAGTGATAATCCCATAGTGGACATTCCTATCATTTCCACAGGCTCCTTAGGGTTAGATTTGGCATTGGGCATAGGTGGTATACCACGTGGCAGAATTGTTGAAATTTATGGTCCAGAATCTTCTGGTAAGACAACGCTATCTCTGCACTGTATAGCAGAAGCACAAAAAAAAGGAGGACTGGCTGCCTTTATTGATGCAGAACATGCTTTTGATAGAAGCTATGCAGAACGTTTAGGTATAGATACTGAAAATTTGTTAATCTCCCAGCCAGATGATGGAGAACAAGCACTAGAAATAGCAGAACATCTCATTCGTTCTGGTGGTATAGATATTATAGTAATCGACTCTGTTGCAGCATTGGTACCCCGTAGTGAAATCGAAGGAGATATGGGTGACAGCAAAATGGGGTTACAAGCCCGTTTAATGTCACAAGCATTAAGGAAACTTACAGGGACTATTAATAAAACAGGTTGTTCTTGCATTTTTATTAATCAATTAAGGGAAAAAATTGGGGTAATGTTTGGCAATCCAGAAACTACCACTGGTGGAAATGCACTAAAGTTTTATGCCTCTGTTCGTCTAGATATTCGTAGTATAACAGCTTTAAAAGAAAGCGACGGTACAATCTTAGGCAAACGTACTAGGGTTAAGATTGTAAAAAATAAAGTAGCACCTCCTTTTAGAGTAGTTGAGTTTGATATTGTTTATGGAGAAGGTATTTCTAAAGTTGGAGAACTTATCGATATCGGAGTAGAATTGGGTGTTATTAAGAAAGCTGGCTCTTGGTTTTCGTATGAAGACAATAAATTAGCTCAAGGAAGAGAAGCTAGTAAGGAGGTACTGAACAATAACCCAGAACTATTTGCAAAAATAGAAAGGGAAATTAAAGCAAAAATTTCTGAGATTACTTTTAAATCAAAAACGGATTGA
- a CDS encoding AAA family ATPase: MYQDVEQKRAGTHLEPASIKRTHLSRLPIGDTDIASVIHSGYYADKTKLVGKLLLEGKPSFLVRPRRFGKSLFVNTIAAIAEGAINKELFKDCFISNGEFEDENGNIIQYA, translated from the coding sequence ATGTATCAAGATGTAGAACAAAAAAGAGCTGGAACACATTTAGAACCAGCCTCTATAAAAAGAACACATTTGAGTCGTTTGCCTATTGGAGATACAGATATAGCCAGTGTTATACATTCTGGTTACTATGCAGATAAAACAAAACTTGTTGGTAAACTTTTATTAGAAGGGAAACCTTCCTTTCTTGTTCGCCCCCGCAGATTTGGTAAATCACTGTTTGTAAATACCATAGCTGCAATTGCCGAAGGAGCAATAAATAAAGAACTATTTAAAGACTGTTTTATCTCTAATGGGGAGTTTGAAGATGAAAATGGCAATATAATACAATATGCCTAG
- a CDS encoding tyrosine-type recombinase/integrase — translation MDDQSSLAFFEAYLTAEKRASAHTILAYKLDLEQLRSFLASLVIPKSFQETTAQELRSWVMSLVKQQLSAHSINRKLVAIRTFYAFLQKKAWITTNPTAQLRSLKTPKRLPIFFQKRELLDFLEQHTFESTFAGLRDRLVLELLYGTGMRLAELLTLRTLNVNLSESILKVIGKHNKERIIPFPKRPLSEIIASYLLQKEQLGYTTKMLVVTDCGKPCYPMFIYRIVKKYLAPTTRASKHSPHILRHTFATHLLDNGADLQAIKELLGHANLSATQVYTHNSLTKLKEIFKKTHPRAEEEM, via the coding sequence ATGGATGACCAATCGTCTTTAGCATTCTTTGAAGCATATTTAACTGCAGAAAAGAGAGCCAGTGCCCATACTATTTTAGCATATAAATTAGATCTTGAGCAACTTAGATCGTTTTTGGCTAGTCTAGTCATTCCCAAATCGTTTCAGGAAACGACCGCTCAAGAATTGCGCAGTTGGGTGATGTCTTTGGTGAAGCAACAGCTTAGTGCCCATTCTATTAATAGAAAATTAGTTGCTATACGTACTTTTTATGCTTTTTTACAGAAAAAAGCCTGGATAACTACCAATCCTACTGCTCAACTTAGAAGCTTAAAGACCCCTAAAAGGTTGCCTATTTTTTTTCAAAAAAGAGAACTACTCGATTTTTTGGAACAACATACCTTTGAAAGTACCTTTGCTGGCTTGCGGGATAGATTGGTTTTAGAGCTACTATATGGCACAGGTATGCGTTTGGCCGAGCTTTTAACACTCCGTACTCTAAATGTGAATCTTTCAGAAAGCATACTTAAAGTCATAGGCAAACATAATAAAGAACGTATTATCCCTTTTCCAAAAAGGCCCCTGAGTGAAATCATAGCATCCTATTTACTGCAAAAAGAGCAATTAGGGTATACGACTAAAATGCTAGTAGTAACAGACTGTGGGAAACCTTGTTATCCTATGTTTATATATCGCATAGTGAAAAAATACTTAGCACCAACCACGCGCGCTAGTAAACATAGCCCTCATATATTGCGTCATACTTTTGCTACACACTTATTGGATAACGGAGCTGATCTACAAGCTATTAAAGAACTTTTGGGTCATGCAAACTTGTCTGCTACACAAGTATATACCCATAATTCTTTAACCAAATTGAAAGAAATATTTAAAAAAACCCATCCTAGAGCTGAGGAAGAAATGTAG